A single region of the Cucumis melo cultivar AY chromosome 3, USDA_Cmelo_AY_1.0, whole genome shotgun sequence genome encodes:
- the LOC103496472 gene encoding cyclin-dependent protein kinase inhibitor SMR1-like, which yields MSMDLEFPKNLPKIRLPLQVRSPPKPSLSDNIIPSSDHDSDLDRRSCRTPTSAEHKIPKILSCPGAPKKPKRPPVPCKRKLTMELKFFEIVNQEEVDNFFRSAYDLESSSTAPPKRNCCRPSA from the coding sequence ATGTCTATGGACCTTGAATTCCCCAAAAATCTCCCCAAAATCCGCCTTCCTTTACAGGTCCGATCCCCTCCCAAACCCTCCCTTTCCGACAACATCATACCTTCTTCCGATCATGACTCCGACCTCGACCGCCGTTCCTGCCGGACACCTACCTCCGCCGAGCACAAGATTCCCAAGATCCTCAGCTGTCCTGGTGCTCCTAAGAAGCCTAAACGCCCTCCAGTCCCTTGCAAGAGGAAGTTGACCATGGAGCTCAAATTCTTCGAGATCGTTAATCAAGAAGAAGTCGATAATTTCTTCCGATCCGCTTACGATCTTGAATCTTCTTCCACTGCGCCGCCTAAGAGGAATTGCTGCCGGCCGTCAGCTTGA